Proteins encoded in a region of the Planococcus citri chromosome 1, ihPlaCitr1.1, whole genome shotgun sequence genome:
- the LOC135831118 gene encoding ral GTPase-activating protein subunit beta isoform X2, with product MNLEVFNRVNWKESYHSSGRYKNKNTFGGMYSKWTSLTNKLYSRNCCENLEDQSVLSKFSSGIGKQVTIPIVRQLASNLGITQSAEPSKLTTEKDVFWCMEIISYGLTLPLTEHDTVRDCVHVYCEWLSALYPTPKISVPLPISRDPNFFARKIIAHLLNLFMPRNGEGSDVINKQAVLCHRVLRTLQQVTQDSKNIENDTWQTLLLFLLTINDALLAPPTIKDDVGDQLCERVLSVLLEIWLLACVKCYPSPPLWKTLREMAINWRHRTALIEQWNRINLILTSKILEIMYGLSFPQLKIGGDEDIQATVNNMCEETVAQTWFRVLHSIGNPVDLCHSNIISQTPQFLQYAITNDNASEHPCLSVLPLNFYKAIKGIAVLVDAFLGVPVSIQWEDYNSFYQSTTSLSNSSSNIQGAPFPINVSSGVGEINLPTPPSRRRLAKSLSVTSSKTQQKPFLGLSSSKVTSTATSSNVALNLTSQPISSSSASSLNYISHFNAGSRNSLSPLRPKCNSILHLFGEWLFEASYNLEFSRFAATNVSATPTAGPNRSGNWTTVADSGSISSGSISSFLLRKGSSSQPNSLTTDSSDPDTAATSQASSLMPSVFHSFCDKFICGRAEAVGTLCRIFCSKKTGEEILPIYLSRFYMIIQQSLRMKEFGECDEVMASVMLNSADIFGLDLDGSLLLVPYFIEALEIVLPDRNLRFKTNSGTSNEPSSLVMPSSTNAAVNTSSAVPSAVPSAPTTNALTSAIVTATATATVTAPISATFSASDSINHETSISSSHAEGISHDVHGNEHEYGSVSSAHVSTTGGNIGLSGNTTVTSINPTVNASIIGGTAGNMNVPATSIPMTTNTNNVSANSAFLPPSSLITTTSVPLVELRKACIHLLLSLLPLPLHFQNLPIREFGNTAYRIYSVSGSGITFGLLKPRLVNLLISALQVENDSCNAHLLLGGLLFIIHDSALYEQANISSTSHNDHTSESGANLLISDSAHSLFVRAMYLVCHRLISSWKADLNISLAALEFLTGLSKLKIKDVDILECKRAVKWLCDYIVYQCWRPPQAHSKDLHSSIVAAFQCAAHWLISHPLLLKDKECLGILLEVVELGISGTKSQAKPSEPIRMKDEKELKPVSMRVRDAAEALLTVILEQVGCIDISIYNYLEEKNERMWVFQADFGVHSISCLLNEAILMKQCTLASAVSSASDTVDISFDQAISKFHYFLFENNVMIALLQEPLGNDQDPQPTITLLIRNSFGRHAWTLQLRHLPRYKSTAKQYYNSLGSTTGRPISMAETTLVPDVHQRYFPDSINKIEAYKADKSIPTLENVEGDLNDDKLESLIEQQYNFEKDTSSAKELFEERNPPSTCYEFFTARMFLCHLGLLSKFRANNKEIESGSLIALDNRKEGFAQALKNLDTITRRTCDTCHVFYVKAGQKRHLDILENSMSRTNVSQNFVEMLYSLGWPVKVNQHNGWTGHVATSYNMLCENEVIRDMKRDKNETKPKDIETEDGTCLYDGIERILYWADSVSEIAFVVPSLRLQSFPFHGVGNWYERSVSIGNESSSDKTSHTHVNAPLDKRAVSLDASSSDSKAQNVSSGTFSKKKTNLVSNVMLVWLESFEDHANFPISELLPYTSTGMEGNYKVDVLRDCYIIFLHALQNGLLKVKLQGPESRINIATPLVDGMIISRRTAGQLVRQTVLNICKRRRLDCDSYQLPHVRRRLKLQEIKSKYECKMNPPELLTYLLSHC from the exons ATGAATTTGGAAGTATTCAACAGAGTCAACTGGAAG GAATCTTATCACTCAAGTGGACGTTACaagaataaaaatacattcGGCGGAATGTATTCAAAATGGACATCATTGACGAATAAACTATACAGCAGAAATTGCTGCGAAAATCTCGAAGATCAAAGTGTTTTGAGCAAGTTTTCATCCGGCATTGGAAAACAAGTTACTATACCCATTGTTCGACAACTCGCTTCAAATCTAGGAATCACTCAATCCGCAGAACCTAGTAAATTAACCACCGAAAAAGATGTATTTTGGTGTATGGAA ATCATATCTTACGGATTGACGCTACCTTTAACCGAACACGATACAGTTCGAGATTGCGTACATGTTTATTGCGAATGGTTATCTGCTCTGTATCCAACACCGAAAATCAGTGTTCCACTTCCCATCAGCAGAGATCCGAATTTTTTCGCTAGAAAAATAATCGCTCATTTGCTCAATCTTTTCATGCCCAGGAATGGAGAAG gCAGCGACGTTATCAATAAACAAGCAGTTCTGTGTCACCGAGTGCTTCGTACTTTACAGCAAGTAACACAAGAttcgaaaaatatcgaaaatgatACGTGGCAAACGTTACTTCTGTTTTTATTGACGATTAACGATGCTTTGCTCGCTCCACCAACTATTAAAG atgATGTCGGAGATCAATTATGCGAACGTGTTCTTAGCGTATTACTGGAAATTTGGTTATTAGCTTGCGTAAAATGTTATCCGTCTCCACCTCTTTGGAAAACTCTACGTGAAATGGCCATCAATTGGAGGCATCGAACTGCTTTGATCGAACAATGGAATCGTATCAATTTGATTTTGACttctaaaattcttgaaattatgTACGGTCTTTCATTTCCTcaattgaaaatag GAGGCGATGAAGATATCCAAGCGACTGTTAACAACATGTGTGAAGAAACCGTAGCTCAAACGTGGTTTCGTGTTCTACATTCCATTGGAAATCCCGTCGATTTAtgtcattccaatattattagTCAAACTCCTCAATTTCTACAATATGCCATCACCAATGATAATGCTTCCGAACATCCTTGTCTTTCCGTCCTTCcgttaaatttttataaagctATAAAAGGAATCGCTGTGCTGGTTGATGCATTTTTAG GTGTACCGGTTTCCATTCAGTGGGAGGATTATAACTCATTTTATCAATCTACAACGAGTTTGAGTAATTCGTCATCGAACATACAGGGGGCACCTTTCCCTATCAATGTTTCCAGTGGAGTTGGAGAAATCAATTTACCAACACCTCCTTCGAGACGTCGGCTGGCTAAAAGTTTAAGTGTAActtcatcaaaaa CGCAACAAAAACCATTCTTGGGATTATCGAGTTCAAAAGTCACGAGTACCGCAACTTCGTCGAATGTCGCTTTAAATTTAACCTCGCAACCTATTTCATCTTCTTCGGCGTCTAGTttaaatt ATATATCTCATTTCAACGCTGGAAGTAGAAATTCGTTATCTCCTCTCCGTCCAAAATGCAACAGTATTTTACATTTATTTGGCGAATGGTTATTCGAAGCTTCGTACAATTTAGAATTTTCTCGTTTCGCAGCAACAAATGTCTCAG CTACCCCAACTGCTGGACCGAACAGAAGTGGGAACTGGACCACCGTTGCAGATTCTGGAAGTATCAGTAGTGGGAGTATTTCTTCGTTTTTGCTGCGAAAAGGAAGTTCTTCGCAACCGAATTCCCTTACTACTGATTCGAGTGATCCTGATACCGCAGCTACCTCGCAAGCATCCTCTCTGATGCCATCAGTATTTCATTCCTTTTGTGATAAATTTATTTGCGGAAGAGCCGAAGCGGTCGGTACATTGTGCCGGATATTTTGTTCGAAGAAAACTGGCGAAgaaattttacctatttatttgtcGAGATTTTATATGATTATTCAACAAAGTTTACGGATGaaagaa TTCGGAGAATGCGACGAAGTAATGGCTAGTGTAATGTTGAATTCGGCGGATATTTTTGGACTCGATCTCGATGGCAGTTTACTCCTAGTGCCTTATTTCATCGAAGCTTTAGAAATAGTATTACCTGATAGAAATTTACGATTCAA AACAAATTCAGGAACCTCCAACGAACCATCATCTCTGGTTATGCCCTCATCGACAAACGCTGCAGTTAATACCTCTTCTGCAGTACCTTCCGCGGTACCATCAGCACCAACAACCAATGCTCTAACGAGTGCTATAGTCACTGCCACTGCTACAGCCACGGTTACAGCTCCAATTTCCGCTACGTTTTCCGCTTCTGATAGTATAAATCACGAAACATCTATTTCTTCATCTCATGCCGAAGGCATCAGTCACGATGTACATGGAAACGAGCACGAATACGGTTCAGTTTCCTCGGCACACGTCAGCACAACCGGTGGTAATATTGGATTATCTGGTAATACGACGGTTACATCGATAAATCCGACAGTAAACGCTTCCATCATTGGTGGCACTGCTGGTAATATGAACGTTCCTGCGACAAGTATACCTATGACAACGAATACCAATAACGTTTCGGCCAATTCAGCTTTTTTGCCCCCTTCTTCTTTGATCACAACTACCTCAGTTCCTCTGGTTGAATTACGAAAAGCTTGCATTCATTTATTACTTTCGTTACTTCCTTTACCGCTTCACTTTCAA AATCTGCCAATTCGAGAATTTGGTAATACGGCTTATCGAATTTATAGCGTGAGTGGTAGCGGTATCACTTTTGGTTTATTGAAACCGAGATTAGTTAATTTGCTAATCAGCgctttacaagttgaaaatgataGTTGTAATGCACATCTATTGTTAG GCGGTTTATTGTTCATTATTCATGACTCGGCCTTATACGAACAGGCAAATATTTCGAGTACATCTCATAACGACCACACATCAGAGTCTGGTGCTAATTTATTGATTTCTG ATTCTGCTCATTCCCTGTTTGTTCGAGCTATGTATCTGGTTTGCCATCGTCTAATTTCGTCGTGGAAGGCAGATTTGAACATTTCACTCGCAGCTCTGGAATTTTTAACCGGACtttctaaattaaaaatcaaagacGTTGACATTTTAGAATGTAAACGAGCTGTCAAATGGTTATGTGATTACATCGTGTATCAATGTTGGCGTCCGCCTCAAGCACATTCCAAAGATCTACATTCCAGTATAGTAGCCGCATTTCAGTGCGCCGCTCATTGGCTAATTTCGCATCCTTTATTATTAAAAGATAAGGAATGTTTAGGTATTTTATTGGAAGTCGTGGAATTAGGAATCTCAGGAACTAAATCTCAG GCTAAGCCGAGTGAACCTATTCgtatgaaagatgaaaaagaatTGAAACCGGTGTCGATGAGGGTCAGAGATGCTGCTGAAGCTTTGTTAACTGTTATTTTAGAACAGGTGGGTTGTAttgatatttcaatttacaattatttagaggaaaaaaatgaacgaatgtgGGTTTTTCAGGCTGATTTTGGAGTACATTCGATATCGTGTTTATTGAACGAAGCCATACTAATGAAACAATGTACATTGGCGTCAGCAGTATCATCGGCCAGTGATACGGTCGATATTTCGTTCGATCAAGCGATAtctaaatttcattattttcttttcgaaaataaCGTAATGATCGCTTTACTGCAAGAGCCTCTCGGTAATGATCAAG ATCCTCAGCCTACAATAACATTGTTAATAAGAAATTCGTTTGGTCGACACGCGTGGACTTTGCAATTGAGACATTTACCTCGATACAAGTCGACGGCGAAACAGTATTATAATTCTTTGGGAAGTACGACTGGTAGACCTATTTCGATGGCTGAAACTACATTAGTTCCTGATGTTCATCAGCGTTACTTTCCCGATTCCATTAATAAGATAGAAGCGTACAAAGC GGATAAATCAATTCCAACGTTGGAAAACGTAGAAGGTGATTTAAATGATGATAAGCTGGAATCCCTTATAGAACAAcagtacaattttgaaaaagataccAGTTCAGCCAAAGAATTATTCGAAGAACGAAATCCTCCTTCTACGTGTTACGAATTCTTCACCGCTCGCATGTTCCTTTGTCATCTCggattactttcaaaatttcgtgcGAATAATAAAGAA aTTGAAAGCGGTTCTTTAATCGCTCTGGATAATCGTAAAGAAGGTTTTGCccaagctttgaaaaatttggacaccATAACTCGACGAACTTGCGACACATGTCACGTTTTTTATGTGAAAGCTGGCCAAAAACGTCATcttgatattttggaaaattcg atGTCACGAACCAACGTTTcgcaaaattttgttgaaatgctGTATTCGTTAGGATGGCCCGTTAAAGTAAACCAGCATAATGGTTGGACAGGTCATGTAGCCACAAGTTATAACATGCTGT GTGAAAATGAGGTGATTCGAGATATGAAACGAGATAAAAACGAAACTAAACCAAAAGATATTGAAACAGAAGATGGCACATGCCTATACGATGGAATTGAACGTATTCTATATTGGGCCGATTCGGTATCCGAGATTGCTTTTGTGGTTCCTAGTTTGCGTTTACAATCATTTCCTTTCCACGGTGTTG GAAATTGGTACGAAAGAAGTGTTAGCATCGGTAACGAGAGCTCGAGCGATAAAACTTCCCATACGCATGTTAACGCTCCACTAGATAAAAGAGCCGTTTCATTAGACGCATCTTCTTCCGATTCTAAAGCTCAGAATGTCTCCAGTGGAACATTTTCCaagaagaaaacaaatttgGTATCCAATGTTATGTTGGTGTGGCTCGAAAGTTTCGAAGATCACGCAAATTTCCCTATTA GCGAATTATTACCTTACACAAGCACTGGTATGGAAGGTAACTACAAAGTCGATGTTTTACGCGACtgttacattatttttttacacgcGTTGCAAAATGGATTATTAAAAGTGAAGTTGCAAGGTCCAGAAagcag AATCAATATCGCTACTCCGTTGGTCGATGGTATGATAATAAGCAGACGAACTGCCGGTCAGTTGGTTAGACAGACGGTTTTGAACATATGTAAACGACGAAGACTTGATTGTGATAG TTACCAGTTACCTCATGTGCGTAGAAGATTGAAGTTACAAGAAATCAAAAGCAAGTACGAATGTAAAATGAACCCACCTGAATTATTGACCTATTTACTGTCGCATTGTTAA